TTAGCATGTGCTTTTGCTGAACGCGGGGTAGATACACCAGTAAGGTTTAAACTGGACCTTTTCGATACGGGAGTGCGTGGTTGAAGTCCAATCGTGCGGATTACCTGAAACGCAGTTTATATTAAACACcaaattagttatttattaggtacctaaaagGCTACAAGAAATTCAATCAGGGTGAGATTACCTCGTCAGCATTGTGACTTTGATAACTCATCCTCTTAACTTTGCGATAAGTTTCGTCGTCTACTGCCTCTTGAACTGCTGCTTCCAGCTTCTCTTTTACCTCTTCATCTGACACTTGATTCAGTTCTTCTAACACCAATCTGTAAAAGATATAAAGACTTGCCGTTGGGATTCATTACAAAATTGCTTGGTAAAGTAGTGTAGGGTACGTGCGTTTTATTCTTCAAAGTTTCTTAATACTTACTCAGTGCGTTCATCTGCCTCTCCTTTATGCAAATTGCTTCTGTTAGCCTCTCTAGCTATTTTGATGTCCTGCTCCCAGAACCTGCGCAAATCTGGCGTGGAAGTGTAGGGTGCAGCCACCTCTTTGATCTTGAGGAATATTATAGCCGTTATGAATATGCAGATGACGTTAACTATTGTGAGGCAACAGCTTACGATACCTAAAATAAAACAGGGGTTTCATTATTCTTCGTAAAACGAGACCTAAATTAACACCTTACGCATCTTAAGTTAATGCCAAAACCTATGTGAAGATTTCTTTTACCGTTTACTGCAAATTCAATCGGCAAGTAGTCGTGGTAGAGTGGCACATAGCTTGAATTGCCATAGTATGGTTTACCCTTGATATGAGGAATTTTCACGCCAGGGTACAACAACCAAATACATGCTAGTGCCCAATAGAGACCctgcaataaaataaactagAAAATGTTCCTAAGTGAATAAGTTTCATAAGAAGAGGTATCAAAAGAATTACACAATTTACGACTGGAGGCAGCAAGGAAGCCGATATCGCTATTCCGATTAAAGGGCCCGCACTGCCCTGCAAAAGGGCTAAGGCCACTCCAGTGCCTGATGTCAAAGCCCAGAGAACACCCATCCAGAGCGACCTTACATTCCctctgaaaaataaaacaaaatcaaactacCTTTCATTGTTCAGAGACAATTATAGCAGACGTTTGTTTACACTGAATCATTCAGGGTAAACAATCTGAATGATAATTATAGCTAATTAATGAATTATAAATACCGCGACTTCATTTCCTCTGTTGGCCAATCTCCAAAACCCCATGGCATCTCAGTCGTGCCCAAGATAAGTCCAAATATGAATCCAAATAGTAATGAGAGGAACATTCCTAAGATGAGACTCTCGAAGCCACTTCTGACCAGGCTTCTGTCGGAGATGATGGTCCCAAAGGTGATTGACATCACTGGGCCCATTAGTGGAGATACTAACATAGCTGCTACTATGTTGGAAGCATTGTTTTCCACCAGGCCAAGAGCTGCCAAAGAGCTGCAAAAAAAGGAATAGGTATTGTAGAGTCATAGACGAATCATTTGCTTAACGAAGTGCGTAATTTGGGGAGGTACTCGTACCTGCTTGTAATTTCTTGGCTGAAAACTTGTATGGATTGACTCACCAACTACTTACATTGATACAATATAGTTCTATAGTACTTACTCTGCTGTTATTATTAGCGTCAAATAGTCGAAAGACAGTTCGCCACCGCCTCTAACACCATCGACCACTTGCTTCACTGTGAGTTTCGACCTTATTGACTCTACGAAAGCTCTCCATCGTTTTGCGTCTTCAGTTTTACGTCTGTGCACGGaagagtcacttaaaaatggcAATTAAGTAATAGAACTTTTATTCAAAGAGAGATgctttatgatgatgataataaactTACAATAAAGTGTCTTCGTCGAGTTGTTCGTTTTCTATAGCAGAATGTACGACGTTGCACGGTAGAACACTGTacaaaaagaaatagaaaattTGGTTTGACGATTTACCTACTATATAGTTGAGGTCCTGGGTTTGATTCtcaaatagtttaaaataactTTGTTTATGTTTCAGGTTCCCCTTTTGATTAGATTGTTCCTACGATTGAGCTATGTCAGACGTAGGTATACTCGTAGCTGCTTATAAAAGTctgtttttatataaaatattttcaaagaaCTTGCCTCACAATGGATTTGCACTGAACTCCGATGCCTAGTTGCGTAAGGCAATGCAGCATGGTCTCGCATTCGTCCCCCGTAGGGAGCGGGAAGGTCACTTCGAAATAGTTTCCCGCCTTGTCACTCATCCATGACACGTGTTCAACATGGAGTTTGTTCAGGAGCTCTTGCAGAATCTGCATATTATGACTGATATGACTCAATTTTGTAAAGCTTGATATTGCTTGACTTATTTCATACGAGTAAAAAGTGGAAATCTTGAAAAGATACCATTTTTGACCGAGTTCATAAATTATTATCGTTAAATTTGCATTTTGAAACCAATTTGAAACTATCTCCCCCAATGTTTTACTTACCaatttaaacaaaacattgagTCAACAAATTACGCGTTGTTTCTTATTTGCCCTTCACACCAACTTGGGTCGAAAGTATAATTAATTTAGACAAAACTAATGTGATGAATTTTAGAATTAAAGAGAATAACAAACCGAAACTTGACATTAAATTCCTTGACACAAATATTGACGAGACTGAGCAAGTTAAATTTCTTGGGTTGGATTTAGACAATAAATTAAGATGGACTTTTCAAATACAATCTTTATGCAAAAAACTAAGTAAGTTCTCTTATGCCCTATACATGTTGCGGAAGATATCCAATGAATCAACAGTATTAACGGCATATCACGGATACGTCGCGTCAATCTTACGATACGGGATAATCTTTTGGGGTAATGCTACTGACCGAGAGCTAGTGTTCAGAGCACAGAAGAGATGCGTACGTGCAATCTGCCAGCTAAAACCCACAGATACATGTAAACCTCACTTTATACGGTTGAACCTTCTAACTTTGCCATCTATGTATATTTATGAAGTTGCGGTCTTCGTCAGACAAAACCCAACATTATTCAGAAGTCATCACAGATCACGCGACAAGAATTTAATATGTAAGGATCCTTATAAGACAACTTTTTTTGCTAAGAATATTGTAGGCATGGCACccaagattataaataaattaccaaaaAACATTAGATTAATTGAACatctaaattcatttaaaaaaactttactgacttatttaattaataaatgttattataatatatcTGAATTCTTTGACGATAAATCTAATTAGTTTATGTAACTgccaaattttattgttgtctgacaaattgtatgctctttgagcggaacatagtgatactacctaatgtaacatgtcaccattttacctatgattcacaataaatgattttgtattgtattgtattgtattgtaagttttataaataatttatcaatgtgATAGACTGAATTTGAATACCCAAAGGCCTTGTAGGTTAGGTATAGCTCAATTTTAAGCATAGTACCTACTATACAAAGTTGACAATCAGATTGAATAATAAGTTGGAATAGCACATTTAGGTGGTCTTATCGCTAGGATGCGATTTCTTTCATACAATTCGAACAAAAGAGGCTTTAAATATGGGGGCAAATTCTATCGCTATATGAAGTAAGGATTAGGTGTGTAtacttcataaaaatattactcACGCTCTCCATAGTGAAGTATTCAGCATCTTCCTTTATATTTTCCAAAGTGGGGTTGAACCCTTCATTATAATACTCTTGAGTCAAATGTATCGGGATGCTCTTGGACTTCTTATTTCGCAACTCGACCTCCATTCGGCAGGGTTTGTAGGGCACATCCTCAATTGATATCATGTCCTTCGGTTTTCCAAACCTTAGGATATGCTCGTAGTTGCTTGACGGTATGAAGATTACGAAGACCACCCCAGACGGCATTTTGCATGGGTTGTAATGTCATGGGATTGAGAATTGTGACTGAGGACATCTCAGTGTCTTCCGTAGTTAACAGCTTGTTATAGCTCATTAGAGGCCATGTGTGGTGATTATGACTGCGGCTAATTATATAACAGCTGCGGCAGACTGAATTTAATCTCTCTTACAATGAAATAAACATAACAGattaggtatacctacataatgtctACTTTGACCCCTATTATTATGTTTAGTATTAACGCTGGCTGACCTTAGCTACGTCTACGAAAGTTGCATAAGTTTACACACAACCTCACAATCGATCCGGAGGTCAAGGACGCAAAACCTTTAGCAGGTGAGCCGAAAAActgcgtacctacctatctagatTATTTTTCGTACTTTAGTAGACATTTGAAGACGAGAGGCTTACCAATTAGAAACACCACAGTTAAAATTGAGTGATTATCTGCGTCGCAATATGAAATTGTGTTACATAGATAGACAAATCTACAAATAGATAGCTCTAAAATaagttagtaggtacttattagttATGTCTTCATGTTGCAGGtaggcatagctgggcaccgttaatcaaatagttaacttcgttaatcgttaaacagttaataaaaaaattaacttcgttaaacgttaaaacgttacatttcgcaagatttaacgcaagttaacgttaatcgttaatccgttaacacatgataataaaacgaaaaaaataattgtatgcaaggttcaaataatttcgaaagcttgtatcgcgcatggaatttattcctcttttatgtttgcgctacaagctttcgaaattatttgaaccttgcataagaacctacaattatttttttcgttttagtacaactgcatatcagaataaaagcttgtttttaaaaaagttttttaattattataattttattttacactttttagttgtatctcaatctcagagccttggttcaattacaatacaatttagcaccaaagtgctcgaaaagacaaatccagcaaacccaaactcgataagttccaccgtttcgtttaggaattcctatggccacctcctgactccatcatcaggaccctggacatcatctagtactaaagtgctcgaaaagacaaatccaacgaacccaaatttgATGCGTTGCCGccatttcatttaggagttcctatggccacctcatgactccatcatcagaccagctcaatggtaccataacattgcattgtcatcgtacttacataagtacctacaccaaatttcagctcaatcggttgaggaaaactggtcttaaatttagatgcaagagttgtcccacccACACACATAGACACattaacaagtgtcgttagtgatctggttacaaaaactgttgttttaggttctggaagttctggaagcccgaacgtacttgtcagaacgcatttttctagcgtttttcagcgtgcctgctgtatctttttggtaaatagtaggtactggattaacgattaacggacttaggataatttaacggaagttaacgagtccgttaacattttttaaagttaacttaaaagttaatccgttaatagaaatgttaacttcgttaattaacgattaacggattaacgagttaatgcccagctatgcaggtaggtatacctacatacagCTTACCAGCCAAAAGTGACAGAGAACCTGAATCAAAAAGTCTTACATCTTGGGTAATACCCACGTGATGGATACTAAGTAGGTGTTACGTCAAAATAtgtactttttcttaattaGGAAATGTAAAAATCCAGAACCTAACAAATATCCATCAAATGTCCACGTCATACTTAGGTATTAGTGCTGAAAATATAGCATAAATTATGTCTTGAGTAATATTTCCATGCTTAAAAGCCGCTTTATGTGAGTTTAATGGAGCTAAACCAGGTAAAAGAGATTAGATGCAGGCTCATGAGCCGACTTTAAGCGCCTTAAATGGCTTGTGTAACGACCACCGGCTGACCAAGATCTACTTCGATCCACTTAAAGTATCCTCGCAAAATTGGAATCTTTCTAATCTTCTTAAGAATCTTCGATACTTACCTACAAGTTGGGTAGCAATACTTTTGAGTTTACACAGTTTAATTAAGGGTAGGCTTTATAGGGTAGGCCTCTCGAACTTCGTTAACACAATTATTGGGATATCGCTTCGCGGATAAGTAGAGCGTAGAAAATATAGCATTCGACTTGTGATCAAAATGATATGTGTATATTaagtcttttttattttcaatcatTACAAGTAACTTAAGTACTCGTAAGTCCATTTCAGTGAACCTGAAATAGCTCTATtatgcaacaaaaaatattatacctaGCCTgttgtgctgttgactgtactacagaatattaataagtaagtaccacTGTACAAACAAAGGCGATTGGTAGTTaacgaaaaaaaaactatcagtAGGATCTcttacaagtatttatttaaataggatAAAACCTAAGCGTATTCTTTCATTTCGCTCTATGAACTCATAAGATGGTAAagattattcaataaaaaatattcctatgtcttaaacaaaatagtaaaaataaagcaGGTGCTACATTATTGTTTGAATGAAAAATATAACAATACGAGTCGCAAGTcgtacaaataattttattgaaaaaaaaaaatcattaaaatattgtaaactcTATCACAGAATATAATTAGGTATGTAGAGATTGATTTCGatgaaaataagtaagtagttcAGTTTATTCACAGAGTCCTTAATAGTCCCTAATGTCGATTGGCGGTCCATCAATCACTGCATCACAGATTCACCGCACATGGGACAGTTCAATCAATCAAGTTCGAAAGTCGAAATAGAAGGCAGGCGTTGTCTTAAGCAATTAATATTGAGGGGTACAATTATTTCTGACCTGATGTTAAAGTTTCTTGTAGGTATGTAGTTATATCTATCGAGAATAGACAGGTAGTGCCTGTTGTAACATACCTTTGTTGTCACTTATCAtacgctttgcaatggagggaagtcgaaacttaacttcgaactcctcctatgttcttctgattaatttcgttgcggatccaatgacagtttaactttcccccgggacaaacttgactttcactggttgggtttttattggcgatcaagctgtagatcctggctacacaggagttgcagcggtgggaacgagaggtgggaatagcttCCGTTGTCCCTTTAGATTACGTTTCAGCTATCTGCCGAGTATCTATCAGCTGATTTCCGGTGACTCTATTTGCTAGCAATATATCTAATCAAGATTTGTGAAACTAAAGAACTAAGCTAAGAAAGATTATACCAACCGAATAGAGAACcacctccttttgttgaaatcGGTTAAAAAGCAAGAAGGCGTAACGTGAGTTTGTTGTTTTGTGTGTAAAAAGTGACTGTATAAGTGGGTATTTAAGAACATAAGTTAACAAAATCTTCTCTTATAATTtagaggtacctacctactcgtagtacAAATTAAACATGAAAAGTTTTATTTCCTAAAATAACACCTTGCTGCTTAGCGTCTACCGTTAGATTTGACGATGGTTCTATCGTCGGGTAGTGTGTTTTATATGATTCTTCCCCTTCTTTCCCTTCAAAGCATGTGTCATACAAGCTAAAGTCTTCCCGATCTAAAGATTTTAAGTTACATATAGATTTGTTTTCGTTGGAATACACGCTGGAGTTTAAACTAGGTTTTCCGCATTTTTCTTCATTTTCCATTCGATTTTCTATATCCAGTGTTGATTGAGATTCGAAATGATGTGGAGTCAAGTTGTCAGTGGTTCTGCAAATAAGAATTCAGTTGCTACATCCAACAGTTGAAAACATTTCATGTAGGTAAATAAGCGGGTGTTGATAGAAACAGGCTAGAAACTACCAGGACCAGGGGAGACCGAAGTGAGTTGTAACATAGGAGAGTTgggacattgtcgatttttggaaacccATTAACTGTTAGCACGCAAGAGATATTGCTCACCGCAACAGAGCGCATTCGTTAATTCCAGTTACGTGCTCGCTAGTAGTTAacaagttccaaaaaatcgacaatgtcacaactctcctctgttataACCCACCTCAGTTGGGTTGCAAAGTATTTAGGAGAATGTTTGAGTAAATTCTTGATTATGAATAGTGTAGGTACTCACTGAGAACCCTGCAGGTAGTCCTCAAGGTTCTGAGCCTTCGGTCGGAAGCCAGTCACGTGGCGGCGATACGTCACTGTGTCACTCTGGACTGGAGGCACAGCCTTGTCCGACGTCTTCTGAGCCTCGATTTGATCGTTACACCATTTACTGCAATTGGTTGATGAAACGCTTGTGACATTGTCTCTTgaacatttcaagtaggtagAGGTATATGTTAGCAAGTGACGTCTTTCTTTACATTAGCAAAGTAACTAATACAAAACAAAAGCTTGTCTTTACCATCGTTTAGCCAAGTGTTTAGGGTGTTAAATTTACCTGTACATGTCCCAAGGTGCAGCCGGATCCTTATTGACTCTTGAAGCTCGAAGAAGATTTTTATTAGCTCTCCACCATGATATGTCTCTTCTCTCTAGCGGACATACTTCTTTGACCTGCAAGAAATACTTATCAGTCAATTCCGAGGACAAGAGAAAATTACCAACTAAGAATCGAATTCGTGATCCGCGGCGTTCAAGACTTACTATGCCAGTCTGTTAATTTTGCACCAACCTTATAAACAGCAACTCCAGACAAGAATATGCAGAGTATATTGACCAACGTCAGACAGAGAGAAACAGTTCCCAGCAATGCTAACTCAGCCGCCGGGTCCGCGCTGTAGCGGTACGAGGTGATCACCCCGGAGAACCGAGTCTCGTCCTCCGCGAACACCAGGTGTACCAGTGCCATCGACCAGAGCAGACCCTAGAATACAAAGGAATCCAACACATCCCAAAAAATGGCACACCGTCTTGCAACTGGAGTAATCCAATAGCACCTTTTGCAAGACATAACAAaagatcatattattatttaaaaaaaacttatctgtAAGTTACAGTGGTAATGGGTATGGGACTATGGGATGGGCTAGCCATTAGGGTGAGCGCCATATCTGACCGGCGAAAAATCGAATAGACTCTCTTAATGAAGACCAGCACGTCTCGGCAAAGACTAAAATGTAGAATCAACGAAGGACGAAAAAAGGTAGATCAAACTCTTTGGCGGTTTCGGGAAGTCCAAGGGTAGATTACATACAGGCATAGCCCATAACTTAAAATTAGTAGGTTCATGCGGCAGTGGAGAGGTGCGGGAGGAGCGATATGTGACGTAACTGAGCTATCATAGCATATATCACCGCTCGTCTGCCGTAGGAAGGCTAGGAACCTATTCAGCTAGCTATTTCTGTTAAATCATGTCACTTATTGGTACAATATTACCAAACATACCTAATTATTTCCCTTAATAAGAGTATTTCTACTAAATGATATCACTTACAGCGTTCACTGCAGGCGGTAGCAAGGATGCTGAGATGGCGACGCCCACCAAAGAAGCAGTGTATTCGCTGAGCACAGCCAGCGCCACTCCTGCGCCGCTCGGGATCGCTACGAGCACGCCCAGCCATAGGGAACGGATCTCGCACCTAGAAAGGAAAACATCAGGTAGATAATAGACTGGCTAGTTTATGACTATCTTGCCATAGACAAAGCAGCTAACGCACAACtctacaaaatatttgtttttacttttattgctaTAATCTGTGGTTATCAGGCTAATTAATAGAAGTGacattgtattgaattttaccTGATTCAAGTGTTGAAAATCTACATACATTCGAGTAGCTTTAGGTATTAAAAGTAGTGTTCCATTTAGACTTCATATTTCTGCAACTCTACATGGAATTTAAAACCAGGAAAGTAAATGAGTGGCGAGTGGCGACCTTATTTCAAATGTATGCTTTCATTCCATTCAGTGTATGAAGAGGGTGACCTCATCTACACTAGCATACCCGACAATGAGCAAGTGCTATGTGGGCTGTAATtaagccgtttggtgtagtggttcagaacggactactatgccgagaggtcccgggttcgattcccggccgggcagaaattgaaatgatgaattttaatttctgtgacggttctgggtgttactatgtataatatgtatgtatttaaaaataaaaagtatataaatagtatatccgttaagctagcacccataacacaaacatattaattgcttactttggggctagatggcgctgtgtgagattgtccaaagatattttaattttttttaagtaattaaaaaaaatcagacaaaagaaatattgtttcaccacaatagtctacGGTACATACAGGTCATACAAAGTTCTCAATCACTAACGTTAATTAAGTGAATTACCAAAAAAGCTGATCAAAGCAGACTGCTGTCACATACAGAGAACATACTTAgttgtaaaagaaaaaaaaattaccttgACGTCATCTCTTCAGTAGGCCACTCGCCTACCCCGTACCGGTCATCGACCGCACAGATGGTCAGGCCGAAGATGAATCCCATCACAAGAGCGAGGAACAAGCCCAGTATTTCGTGAAGAAGACCCATGTGTTGGAGCGAGCGGTCGCGGACTGCAGTGCCTAGAGTTGCTGCTGTGATAGGAGCCTGCAAATATTAATCAAATAATGATTAAAAGTGCTTgctaaaggacgaagcacacttaacAACCCAGAAACgtatcgtaaccgtatcaactcgaagcggtcagtattctttgtacctatga
The DNA window shown above is from Ostrinia nubilalis chromosome 13, ilOstNubi1.1, whole genome shotgun sequence and carries:
- the LOC135077317 gene encoding uncharacterized protein LOC135077317, which gives rise to MPSGVVFVIFIPSSNYEHILRFGKPKDMISIEDVPYKPCRMEVELRNKKSKSIPIHLTQEYYNEGFNPTLENIKEDAEYFTMESILQELLNKLHVEHVSWMSDKAGNYFEVTFPLPTGDECETMLHCLTQLGIGVQCKSIVSVLPCNVVHSAIENEQLDEDTLFDSSVHRRKTEDAKRWRAFVESIRSKLTVKQVVDGVRGGGELSFDYLTLIITADSLAALGLVENNASNIVAAMLVSPLMGPVMSITFGTIISDRSLVRSGFESLILGMFLSLLFGFIFGLILGTTEMPWGFGDWPTEEMKSRGNVRSLWMGVLWALTSGTGVALALLQGSAGPLIGIAISASLLPPVVNCGLYWALACIWLLYPGVKIPHIKGKPYYGNSSYVPLYHDYLPIEFAVNGIVSCCLTIVNVICIFITAIIFLKIKEVAAPYTSTPDLRRFWEQDIKIAREANRSNLHKGEADERTELVLEELNQVSDEEVKEKLEAAVQEAVDDETYRKVKRMSYQSHNADEVIRTIGLQPRTPVSKRSSLNLTGVSTPRSAKAHAKNSNIADIATLDKILTSLLGMRDNRRSFYSHRGTPRMSRVPTSLGHNRRSESWSERIFENSVVNSVLSNLKANKRNSPDEEFFLTPK
- the LOC135077643 gene encoding uncharacterized protein LOC135077643 yields the protein MAGVLFIVTVPQKDYEHELRKKDKSTAIVMEKEKYEKASKIIHELKQRRFGTLKPVESFAKDDDSITMSKCKSSDCLDKNENEDLYKSKSETTLNEVRDRYVKSPWGEVKQVMKAKRNKVNITRPVRGVDILGAFHWDTPLETILSEILERLDINSAAWNATRDNKFWKVTFSLKSGNLCEELLQVLKTFGIGNRYQSSMSVLPCNLFYQCNKEDKETSYRDNWKSGNSAWSRFSSSVRARNNLAQVLHDVRAEASLTFDWLFLLLVAAFVAAIGLVEDSTVIIVASMLISPLMAPITAATLGTAVRDRSLQHMGLLHEILGLFLALVMGFIFGLTICAVDDRYGVGEWPTEEMTSRCEIRSLWLGVLVAIPSGAGVALAVLSEYTASLVGVAISASLLPPAVNAGLLWSMALVHLVFAEDETRFSGVITSYRYSADPAAELALLGTVSLCLTLVNILCIFLSGVAVYKVKEVCPLERRDISWWRANKNLLRASRVNKDPAAPWDMYSKWCNDQIEAQKTSDKAVPPVQSDTVTYRRHVTGFRPKAQNLEDYLQGSQTTDNLTPHHFESQSTLDIENRMENEEKCGKPSLNSSVYSNENKSICNLKSLDREDFSLYDTCFEGKEGEESYKTHYPTIEPSSNLTVDAKQQGVILGNKTFHV